Proteins found in one Triticum aestivum cultivar Chinese Spring chromosome 4D, IWGSC CS RefSeq v2.1, whole genome shotgun sequence genomic segment:
- the LOC123095756 gene encoding uncharacterized protein, with translation MMLDDNQLRVLQIPPPIHPDDPDSPLPETILIDSFGYLSDRTNATTARGRRSRTKKKGKRILVTFWPVAPPRVSCFTVHCPDLKPNAFADIPKISYTEGDLVLLRIAICPELPYVYGRNIRYFVYQAGTKKTPPSVKLVHCPAYFRIYDQEVALLHCHHQEMFFIAVLRWAFIDRDYTDGHFNLHLYNSKTKAWNIKLMLLDSPKDFEFRSFNKGITIGGELGSVGWVDLRRGIIICDLLLDNHSLRYIPLPSPLSPDPVRGYMLFVRNITVLQGYIKYFEMHSNVRPGSDTGSSLICEGWMAATKKIKISSIGSTSGSGNWEEDCTIRCSDDVPLDSPVYAQMLPNPQEGDDAKPSLKKIRVGYPALSLHDGDVVYLMHMPDPRGDKACVIALDMRNKAVKGVANFGGSGRPLGHSYTYFPSGISKHLGIFSSTRQISNAAETSRDGK, from the exons ATGATGTTGGATGACAACCAACTCCGGGTGCTCCAGATCCCTCCGCCTATCCACCCCGACGATCCGGATTCTCCTCTCCCGGAGACCATCCTCATCGACTCGTTCGGCTACCTCAGCGACCGCACCAACGCCACCACCGCCAGGGGCCGCAGGAGCAggaccaagaagaagggcaagcgcATCCTGGTCACCTTCTGGCCGGTTGCCCCGCCGCGCGTCTCCTGCTTCACCGTCCACTGCCCAGATCTGAAGCCCAATGCATTCGCTGACATACCCAAGATCTCCTATAcggagggcgacctcgtcctgctCAGGATCGCCATCTGCCCCGAACTCCCGTACGTGTACGGCAGGAACATCCGCTACTTCGTCTACCAGGCCGGCACCAAGAAGACGCCGCCGTCGGTCAAGCTCGTCCACTGTCCCGCCTACTTCAGGATCTACGACCAAGAGGTTGCCTTACTGCACTGCCACCACCAAGAGATGTTCTTCATCGCCGTGCTCCGCTGGGCCTTCATTGATCGGGATTACACCGACGGGCACTTTAATCTCCACCTGTACAACTCCAAGACAAAGGCATGGAACATCAAGTTGATGCTTCTTGATTCGCCCAAGGATTTTGAGTTCCGCTCTTTCAACAAGGGGATCACCATTGGAGGGGAGCTTGGTTCAGTGGGTTGGGTCGACCTTAGGCGGGGCATTATCATCTGTGACCTTCTCCTTGACAACCACAGTCTTCGCTACATCCCACTACCTTCGCCGCTGTCGCCCGATCCAGTCAGGGGTTATATGTTGTTTGTTCGGAACATCACTGTTCTCCAAGGTTACATCAAGTATTTTGAGATGCACAGTAACGTCAGACCGGGCTCAGACACTGGAAGCTCCCTGATATGTGAAGGTTGGATGGCtgcaacaaaaaaaataaaaatttcaaGCATTGGCTCTACTTCTGGTAGTGGCAACTGGGAGGAGGACTGTACTATCAGATGCTCAGATGATGTACCATTGGATAGCCCTGTGTATGCCCAAATGCTACCTAATCCGCAGGAGGGAGATGATGCCAAGCCAAGCCTGAAGAAAATTCGTGTAGGCTATCCTGCTCTTAGCTTGCATGACGGTGATGTTGTTTACCTTATGCACATGCCTGATCCCCGTGGGGATAAGGCCTGTGTGATTGCTCTTGATATGAGGAACAAGGCTGTAAAAGGCGTGGCTAATTTTGGCGGCTCTGGAAGACCCCTGGGTCATTCTTACACCTACTTTCCGAGTGGGATCTCCAAGCATCTGGGCATTTTCTCATCAACCAG GCAAATATCGAATGCTGCTGAAACAAGTAGGGATGGCAAGTAA